The Halomonas binhaiensis nucleotide sequence GGGGCATCAATGTCAATGCCATCTCCCCCACCGTGGTACTTACTGAACTAGGCCGCAAGGCCTGGGCAGGGGACGTCGGCGAAGCCATGAAACAGAGGATTCCTACCCGCCGCTTTGCCGAGCCAGAGGAAATCGCCATGGCGGCACTGTATCTGGCCGGTCCTGGCTCCGGCATGATCAGTGGCGAAAACCTGGTGATAGATGGTGGCTACACGGCTCAGTAAAACAACACCGCCGTTACGCTCACAAAGAGACAAGGCCACCAGCAAGGTGGCCTTGTCGCATCCGAACACCCGGCTTCCTGCCAGCAGGAGTCCAGCGATAACTCACTCTTCCGCCAGGTTGCTTGGCACCTGGCTATAACTCATTCTTCCGCCAGGCTGCTTGGCACCTGGCTATAACTCATTCTTCCGCCAGGCTGCTTGGCACCTGGCTATAACTGCGCATCGTCTGCTGGTTCCAGGTCTCGAAGTGCTGATCCATCGCCTGGCGAGCCATCTCACGGTTGCGTGTCTTGACAGCAGCCACAATGGCGACATGGGTTTCGTTGGTCTTTTCCTGAGAAACAGGAGACTGGCGAGCCAGCACTCGGCGTTGATGAAGCACTTTCTTCAGCACCGATGAAAGCCCCTGAAAGATGATCAATATGGCCGGGTTCTTGGCCATGATGGCCAGCTGTTCATGGAACTCATAATCCGCCTGAAGCCCTTCCATCACATCCGTGGAGTTGACGATCTTGTCACATAGAGCTTCCAGGCGATCCAACTCATGATCCTGATGATTGACGGCAGCTGCCTGCACAATTTCCCGTTCAAACATTTCCCTGGCAGTTTCCAGATGATCCACGGAAATGTAATTGAGCTTTAGCGCCAGTTCAAAATACAGTTGGATAAAAACAGGCTCAGGCATTTTCAGGAAGGTACCACTTCCTTGCCTGCGTTCGATAAACCCAAGACTGTGCAAGACAGAGAGAACGTTTCTCACTGAAGTCCTGTGCATATCGAAATGCTCACACAAGGCTCTCTCTGGAGGTAGCTTCAAACGACCATCTTTGGAGAGCTCGGAGACAGAAACAAACTCTTTTAGTCTGTCCAACAGATTCGGATCAATATCACTCATACCATTATCCAATACTGCCCCTGGCGAGGCGCACAGTGGCAGCATAGCATTACTCAGTGAATGTGCATGCCACCATTCACATCTATGGTAGCACCGGTGATATAGCCGGAAAGGTCAGACGCCAGAAACAGGAAAGCCTTGGCGACATCTTCCGGGGTGCCGAGGCGGTTGAGCGGAATACCTTCCAGAATCTTCTGTTTCATGGCGTCATCCAGCTTGCCCCCTGTGATATCCGTGGCGATCAGGCCTGGGGTCACGGAGTTGACGCGTATTCCATAAGCACCAAGCTCACGCGCCATGGCCTTGCCCAACCCCAGCATGCCAGCCTTGGCAGCGCTGTAGTGAGGCCCACCAAAGATCCCGCCTCCGCGCTGCGCAGAAACGGACGACGTATTGACAATGGAACCGGATGCCTGATGTTTCATCTGCGGGGTAACAGCCTGAGACATGTAGAGCATCCCCCTCAGATTGACGTCAAGGATTTTATCATAATCCTGGGGCTGAATTTCATCGAATTTCACAGGTTGGGTGATCCCCGCATTGTTGACCAGGACATCAATACGGCCAAATTTTTCCACTACGGCATCAGCCACCTTCTGGCAGTCTTCCTTGCTGGTGACATTACTTACCATGACAAGGCATCGGCCAGCTTCGAACAAAGCACGAACCTCATCACAAGCCTGTTCATTGACATCGGTAATCACGATATTGGCGCCATGCTCATAGAACAATTTTGCGGTACGCAGACCAATGCCATTGATACCCGCCGCCCCAGTGACAATGCATACCTTATTTTCAAGCAATTGTGACATTTTCATATCTCCTGATTTATATCGCTCACCCACTCAATAGAGTGTTTTATTTTGTCTTCTATCTCTGACATTGGCACACAGAAATCCAGGCGCCATGGTTGTGCATCCGCGTCACGCCTAAGACGAAAAGGAAGCTCCAGAGAAAATGGAATACTCCTACTGAACAGTTCCTTGACCAGCGGCGCCTCATCGATGTCGCCCATTCCCAGAGAAGTAAAGACAATGCCGTCCTTCACTCTGGAACAGGACTTGATATGGAAATGGTCAACATCAGAGATTGCGGCAAGCGAATCCGTCAATGGATCCAGGTCAGGACAGTGGGAAAGAAGGTTGCCTACATCGAAGTTGATTCCGAAACTTTCGGACGCCAAGCGCTGTATCATCGGGCGAAGATCACTCGAGTTGTCGATCAGGTTTGCCACCCTGTTCCCCGGATTCTCCAGCAGAATGCGAATACCGTGGGCTCGTGCAATAGCAGCCAACTGGTCCGCCTGGGCCAGAAAAGTGTCGCTGGAAGCCATGGACGCTGCATTGGTGATCACATAGCGGGCACCCAGCTCGGCAGCAAACCGGCAACGCGCCTCCAGCCGCTGGCAGGCATTGCGCTCGCCAAGGTCGATGTGACCTGAAAAATACCGGCATTCCTGATCGTGGCGACGCATCTCCGCTTGCAGTTCACGTGCATAGGCGACACTGAGATCGTCATCGGTAAAGGCCTCGACATAACCTTCAATGAAAGCGACCTCGACCTGCCTGACGCCACAACGGGCCAATGACGGAAATATCTCTTCGAAAGCGTAGCCATCATAGGCTGCCGTACTGACAGACACGTAACTAGGCATCACCTTCCCCAGCCTGAGCGGTTGCATCCGAATCCTGTTCATTCAACAACTGCCCATTCAACAACTGATAAGTGCGAATGACCTGGCTGTCGTCGAGCCGGCCTTCACCACGCTCGGAAGAAGCGACAAACAATTGATAGGCGGACTGGGCCAGAGGCGTATAAGCCCGCGACTGCCTGGCGGCCTCGCAGACGATGCCAAGATCCTTGCAGAAGATATCGACGGCGCTGGTCACCTCACCAGGCGGCAGGATCATGCGCGGGCCGCGATCATTGATCATCCAGCTGGAGGCAGCAGAACCTCCGAGCATGCGCACCATCACATCCAGATCGAGACTATTCTTTTCGGCCAGTGCCAACGCTTCGGCCGCCACTGCAATATGCACACCACACAACAGCTGATTGACGGCCTTGAAGGCAGAGCCCTGCCCCACCCGATCACCGGCATGGAAGAGATCACGCCCCAGTACTTCAAAGGCTCGCTGGCAGGCGGCCAGGGCTTCGGGCTCACCCGCAGACATGATGGTCAGGCTCCCGGCCCTGGCTCCCACAACACCGCCGGATACCGGCGCATCGACATAGTGCAGGTCGGTACGCAAGGTCTTGAGGTCGGCGTGAATAGCAGCAGCGTCTCCCGGCGCGATGGTCGACATCTGAATAATGCAGGCTCCGGGCTTCAGAGCTTCAGCCATGCCCTGGTCAAACAATAACTGCCGTACCTGATCGGCATTGACCACCATGATGAGCAGAGCATCCGCTTCGCCCAGGCGACGGACGGTATGCGTCAGCGCATCTTCATTTAATGACACATCACCATCGCGATAGAACACCTCGACACGACCAGCATCGACATCATAGGGCAGTACTTCGAAGCCCCCTTCCCGGAGGTTGGACGCCATGGGCCAACCCATGGCGCCAAGTCCGGCGAAGACAATCGTTTCCATGTCAGCTTCCTCAGTAGATGATCAGGGCAGGAACGTAGGACACCAGCAGCAACACGATGAGAGCCACCAGATAGAACGGTACGAGCTCCTTGACCACCGTGCCAATCCGCTCCTTGGCAATAGCCGAGGCAACAAACAGCGTGGTTCCTATGGGCGGTGTGAACAGACCGATACTGAGGTTGACGCACATCATGATGCCCAGTTGCACCAGGTCCAGGCCGATGGCATTGGCAATGGACACCAGGGTCGGGCCCAGCAGCAGAATGGCAGCCGGCAGGTCCAGGAACATACCGATGAACAGCAGCAACAGGTTAATGGCCAGAATGATCAACAAGGGATGCTTGAGATACTCCACCGCCCAGTTGGCCACCGCTTGAGGGACGCCACCGGATGTCAGGATATAGCCGATGATATTGGCCGCCGCGATGATCAGCATGACCACACCGGTGGTGATCACCGTATTGGTGAGAGCCGCCATGACCCGGGCACCAGTCAGGTCCCGATAGAGCAGTGAACTGACCACGATGGCGTATGCCACGGCGATGATGCTGACTTCCGTGGGCGTCGCAATACCGGCTCGCAGCAGCACCAGGATGAACACCGGCATCATCAGGGCAGGCAAGGCACCGAGGATGGTCGAACACACCTGGGCCCGAGTGTATTTCATCTGCAGGCGTGGAAAGCCCCTGCGCTTGCCGGTGAAGTAACAGGCCGCCATCATGCCGAAGGCCAGCAGCAGCGCCGGTATCACGGCCGCGATGAACAGCGAGGCAATCGAAGAGTTCGATACCACCGCGAACAGGATCAAAGGAATCGAAGGCGGCATCAGTCCGGCAATCACCGATGAAGAAGACGTCACTGCCGCACCAAAGGCGCCTGGATAACCTTCCTTCTTCTGCCACGGAATCAACATTGAGCCCAGCGCAGAAGCCTCGGCAACAGATGAGCCGGATACACCACCGAAGATGGTGGAACCAACGACGGAGACCTGCCCCAGGCCACCGTGATACTTGCCGACCAGCATCGAAGCCAGGCCAACCAGCTTCTGCCCCAGCTTGCCGGACATCATCAGGCTGCCGGAGAGGATGAAAAAGGGAATGGCAAGCAAGGGAAAGCTTTGCGTCGGCTGAAAGATCTTCATGACCGCCATGCTGGATGGCAGGGAGCCAAACACGGAAAGTGCCGCCCAACCACTGATGACCAGGGAGTACCCCACCGGCATGGCCAACAGCATGAAGATGATGAAGCCAAGCAACATATTGATGGTCATAGCCCTTCCTCCCCATGGGATACCTGGGACTCGGAGTGCCCGGTCAGCAGCAACCCAATGTTGATCAACGCCACCAAGGCCAAGGCAGCAAAGCCGATCACCACCGACCAGTACGCCCACGACATGGCAATATGCGTGATGGGCAAGCGCTGGCCGCCAGCGATCTCAATGACATTCAGCCCATGGAAGGCCATGGTCGAGAAGGCCACCAGCGCCAGGCCATCAACGGCCAGGGTCACGAGCAGCTTCATCGATGCCGGCAGGCGCGCAATCACGATCTCGACGCCGATGTGCTCATTTCTGGCAGCGGCCGCGACAATGCCGCACATGGTCAACCACGGGAAAAACAGATTGGGAACCTCGGCCACCCAGCCCAGGTTGGTCGACAGCACATATCTCACGATCACTCCGGCCATGAGTGCCAGGAACATGACCACAATAGAGACGATGGCACCCCATCTGGCGACCTGATAGATCAGTTGTTTCGAGCCCAGCATCAGTGAAGCGACCGCAGCCACTTCACTGATGCGGCTCTCCTCGGAGAGCTTCATCACTGCCACCTCCCGCTCACTGAGCGTCACCACGGGCTTCCTTCACGACCAGGTCGACGAGTTCTGGATACTTCTCACGCCAGGCGTCATACACACCAGCAGTCGCCTCGACAAAAGCGGGCTTATCGATGTCATTGAACTTGACCCCAGTCTCTTCCATCTTGCCGCGAAGCTCTTCATCCGCCGCGAGCGATGCCTGGCGATTGAATTCCCCTGCCTGCTCAGCAGCGTCCACAATCACTGCCTGGTACTCAGGGGATAGGGTGTCCCATACCATCTTGCTCATGAGCACCGGGGTGGACTCATACTTATGCCCCGTCATGGAGATGTATTTCTGTACCTCATGCAGTTTGGATGAATAGATATTCATCAGTGGATTTTCCTGGCCATCCACCACACCCTGCTGCAGAGCGATATATAACTCGGAAAAATTCATGGGTGTTGGATTGGCACCCAGAGACTCGAAGATATCCACTGTCATTTCATCTGGTGGAGTGCGGATCTTGAGTCCTTTCAGGTCTCTCGGTTCATTGATAGGGTGTTTGTTATTACTGACGTTTCGGATGCCATTATCCCAAAGTGCCAGTAACACCAGGCCCTTTTCTTCAGCCATCTTTTTCAGCTCATCTCCGACTTCTCCATCCATGACTCGCCACGCATCCGGCAGGGAGTCAAACAGAAAAGGCAGGCCGAGAACTGCAAACTGCGGGACCACTGAGGATGTCGTTCCCTGGGAATTGGCACTGAATGCCAAGGTTCCCAGACGCATCTGGGTCAGCGCTTCTACATCATCTCCATATTGCGCATTCCCTCCCACATCAATCTTGATCTCGCCATTGGTTCCTTCTTCCACCAATTGGGCGAACTTCTCGGAGGCCTCCCACTTAGGGTTTCCTTCAGCGGCATTGTGCGCCATTTGAAACGTCTGGGCTGCAAATGCTGATGAACCGACAAGCACTGAGCTGGCAATTAACATACTGCTGATCAATTTCATGACAGTAGCTCCTATTTTCCACTGCTCTTGTATATTTATTCTTGAATATCGATCTTAAACACCCACTTACCACCTACAAAAAATCAAACCGCCTACAGATAAAACACTTCAGATTTAAAACAAGACAACAATTTCGCAGAAAGCACATCACCTATAAGTTCAACACACCATTTACCCTTCTCAACTTACCTCTAACCGATTACAGCCCGACATTTCACAAAAGCCTGATACAAGCTCTATCCTCTAACGGAGGCTTCCACTCTTTTCACGACTTCCTTTGTAGAAATTCCGTAGCGGTCGTGAAGCGTGGGTAAGGCACCGGCTTCCAGGAACTCATCCGGCAACCCAATCTGTTCGAGATTTGCGTTGAGCTTGCTGCGCATCAGCAGCGCGGCAACAGACTCTCCCAGGCCGCCTACCACGGAATGGTTCTCTGCAACGAAGACAGGCTTGCCACTGTGACGGCGCACTTCATCCACAATTGTCTGCCCATCCAGAGGCTTGATGGTCGGGCAGTGAACCACCGTTACCTTGATGCCCTTTTCCAACAACTCATCCGCAGCTTCCACGGCACGCATGGTCATGAGGCCGGATGAAATGATCAGCGCATCCCCGCCATCAATCAGGCGCTTGGCCTTGCCAATTTCGAAGCGATAGTCATCGAAACGATCCAGAACATTGGGCACCTTTCCGCGCAGCAAGCGCATGTAGACAGGCCCATCGAACTCGACCATGGCAGCGACCGATTGCTGAATATCAATCGCGTCACAGGGGTCAATGATGGTCAGGTTAGGCATGCCGCGGAAAATGGCGATATCTTCCGTCGCCTGGTGGCTCGGTCCATAGCCAGTGGTCAGGCCTGGCAATGCACAGACGATCTTGACGTTGAGGCGCTCTTCAGCAATCGCCATGCAGATGAAGTCGTAGGCGCGACGAGAAGCAAACACGCTGTAGGTCGTGAGGAACGGAATAAAGCCTTCACGAGCCATGCCCGCGCCAGCGCTCATCAGCAGCTGCTCTGCCATGCCCATCTGATAGAAGCGCTCAGGAAACTCCTGGGCGAAAATATGCAAGTCGGTATATTTGCCCAGGTCCGCTGTCATCCCGACAATCTTGTCGTTATCGCGCGCGGCTTCCACCAACGCATGCCCGAATGGAGCCGATGTCGTCGGCTGCCCTTCTGCGGCAATGGATGCAATCATTGCCGAAGTTTTCAGTTTCTTCTTGGCCGCCATCTCTGCTCTCCTCACTTGATCCCGTAGACTTCGTCCAGCTGCTCCAGCGCCAGGCTCCACTCGTTTTCATCCACACGAATGAAGTGCGTCTTGTCACGAGTTTCGAGCAGCGGTACGCCACACCCCATCAAGGTGTCGCAGATAATGACGCGGGGCTTGTCGGACGAACTGCCAATGGCAGCACTGAAGGCGTGCATCAAGGCGCCAAGATCGTTGCCATCCACGCGCCAGGTTTCCCAACCGAAAGCGGCCCATTTATCGGCAATCGGCTCGTAGTTGAGCACTGTCGAGGACTTGTCATCGGCCTGCTGATCATTCACATCGACAATGGCGATGAGGTTGTTCAGCTGCCAATGGCCAGCGGAAGCCGCCGCCTCCCAGGTAGAGCCCTCGTTGAGCTCGCCATCCGACAGCAGGTTGTAGACCAGTGAGGTGCTGTTCTTGCGCTTCAGCCCCAGCGCCATCCCTACCCCGATGCCCAGGCCATGCCCCAGAGACCCACCGGTGATCTCCATGCCAGGGGTATAAGCTGCCATGCCTGACATGGGCAGGATGCTGTCGTCACTGCCGTAGTTCTCGATTTCGCTCTCACTGATGATTCCCGCTTCAATCAATGCGGCATACAGCGCAATGGCGTAATGGCCGATGGACAGCAGAAAGCGATCACGGCCTTCCCACTCAGGGTCATCGGCCTTGAACTTGAGCGCCTGAAAATAGGCAACGGCCAACACATCAGCCACACCCAGCGCCTGGCCGACATAGCCCTGCCCCTGAACCTCTCCCATCAGCAGCGCATTGCGCCGAATGCGATAGGCATGCTGCTTCAGCTTTTCAATGTCCTTGGCGTCACTATCTGACAACGAGGCATTCATTGGACATCCCTCTAAATTGGTTGACCAATTCAAGGTAGCCTCGTTGAGGGAAATTAAAAATGCCACTTTGGTCTATGCACAACGAACACACTAACAACATGTTTTTATTATAAATTCTTGCAAAAATCCCTTTTATTTCAATAGAAAGCACATTCACTGAAGATAGAAATAAATTTGTTGACCAATCAGATCAACTCACACGAAACAGGCGGATACGCTGCGTGCTCACTGCTCAGCAACCGGCGATGCGCACGGACGCACGAACAGCAAAAAGCGCACCAAAACCAACAACGGGAAGGCCGGGAAGATCAACAAAAGGAAGGGAAAGAAAAACAAAAGCCACCTGAGCGGTGGCTGGATGCTGGCAAGCAGCGCCTATCATCGACAGTGCTGCCCAGAGGGGCTAGAGCCTATGTTTCATCATTATCCCGGACGGATCTCACTGCGGTTGATCGAGAAGCGTCTCGGCGACCCTGCTCAAAGCATGAAACTTGGCTTCACTAATATCCATCATTTGCACAGTGGAGAGTGCCTCACCAAGCAGGCCTACCTTGGCTTGCACTTCAGAAACGTCCAATAGAATACTGTTCCTGGTACTATCATCAGCAATGGATTTCGCCATCGCTATGACAGACGAAGACGTTGTGCTAACCGCATCTTTCTGCCCCTTTTCAGCCTGGGCAGTAGCGATGGCAACAAGCACTTGACTGGGACTGAAGTTAATATACGTCACACGCTGGGCAACCTTTTCAGCCTCAGCCAATGCCTCATTCGCGGCATTTTCTCGCCCCACCATGGCCTGGGCAATAGCAAGGGCTGAAAAACTATCCAGCTTTCCATAGCCATCTTCAAGGGAATACGCCACCTCTGAGGCAGCCGCAAATGTTGCATCAGCCGCTTCTTCTCTACCTGCTTCAGCCTGCGCCTTTGCGAGCTCCAGAAGACTACTCAGCCTGGACTCATCATTCCCAATGGCGTCAATGCTCTGTGCAGCAGCCGCAAATGTTGCATCTGCAGCATCCTCTCGCCCTGCTTCAGCCTGGGCTTTTGCAATAACGGCAAGCATGGATGACTTATCCTTGCCATCTGCTATAGCCTGCGCGGCTTTTTCAGCATTGCTAAAGGCAGTATCAACCGCACCCTCTCCACCCGCTTCAGCTTGAGCCAATGCAATGACGGTAAACACATAAGACTTCACCGCATCATCCGATATCGCTTCTGCCGTTGAGAACGCCTCAGCAACCTGGCCCGCTTCGGCCTGAGCCTTCGCAACACGCATAAAAGCATCGTACTTCAACTGTTTTAGATCGTCCGGCATCCGAGCGACAGCTGAAAATGCATCAGATAACCGGCCCGCTTCAACCAGCCCTTTCCCGATAGAGTAAAGTGCGTAAAGCTTAAACCTACCATTTGATATCTGTTCTGAAGTTGAGAGTGCCTCATTCAACTGGCCGGCCTCGACCTGAATACTCACTATATAATTCAGTGCAGCGGACCGTTCTATATCATTCGACACCCGGCCCTGAATTTCGGTCGCATCATCAAGTATTCTACTCAGGGCTTCTTTTTTCCCCACCAAGGCATACGCTTCCGCGGTATAGTCCAAAGCTTCAAGCTTTGACATGCCAGCAGGCATAGCGCTCACAATTCCCTCGATGTCTTCAAGCGTCTCAGCCGCCGAATCCAATTGCCC carries:
- a CDS encoding FadR/GntR family transcriptional regulator — encoded protein: MPEPVFIQLYFELALKLNYISVDHLETAREMFEREIVQAAAVNHQDHELDRLEALCDKIVNSTDVMEGLQADYEFHEQLAIMAKNPAILIIFQGLSSVLKKVLHQRRVLARQSPVSQEKTNETHVAIVAAVKTRNREMARQAMDQHFETWNQQTMRSYSQVPSSLAEE
- a CDS encoding SDR family NAD(P)-dependent oxidoreductase, producing MSQLLENKVCIVTGAAGINGIGLRTAKLFYEHGANIVITDVNEQACDEVRALFEAGRCLVMVSNVTSKEDCQKVADAVVEKFGRIDVLVNNAGITQPVKFDEIQPQDYDKILDVNLRGMLYMSQAVTPQMKHQASGSIVNTSSVSAQRGGGIFGGPHYSAAKAGMLGLGKAMARELGAYGIRVNSVTPGLIATDITGGKLDDAMKQKILEGIPLNRLGTPEDVAKAFLFLASDLSGYITGATIDVNGGMHIH
- a CDS encoding sugar phosphate isomerase/epimerase family protein; amino-acid sequence: MPSYVSVSTAAYDGYAFEEIFPSLARCGVRQVEVAFIEGYVEAFTDDDLSVAYARELQAEMRRHDQECRYFSGHIDLGERNACQRLEARCRFAAELGARYVITNAASMASSDTFLAQADQLAAIARAHGIRILLENPGNRVANLIDNSSDLRPMIQRLASESFGINFDVGNLLSHCPDLDPLTDSLAAISDVDHFHIKSCSRVKDGIVFTSLGMGDIDEAPLVKELFSRSIPFSLELPFRLRRDADAQPWRLDFCVPMSEIEDKIKHSIEWVSDINQEI
- a CDS encoding NAD(P)-dependent oxidoreductase, whose translation is METIVFAGLGAMGWPMASNLREGGFEVLPYDVDAGRVEVFYRDGDVSLNEDALTHTVRRLGEADALLIMVVNADQVRQLLFDQGMAEALKPGACIIQMSTIAPGDAAAIHADLKTLRTDLHYVDAPVSGGVVGARAGSLTIMSAGEPEALAACQRAFEVLGRDLFHAGDRVGQGSAFKAVNQLLCGVHIAVAAEALALAEKNSLDLDVMVRMLGGSAASSWMINDRGPRMILPPGEVTSAVDIFCKDLGIVCEAARQSRAYTPLAQSAYQLFVASSERGEGRLDDSQVIRTYQLLNGQLLNEQDSDATAQAGEGDA
- a CDS encoding TRAP transporter large permease gives rise to the protein MTINMLLGFIIFMLLAMPVGYSLVISGWAALSVFGSLPSSMAVMKIFQPTQSFPLLAIPFFILSGSLMMSGKLGQKLVGLASMLVGKYHGGLGQVSVVGSTIFGGVSGSSVAEASALGSMLIPWQKKEGYPGAFGAAVTSSSSVIAGLMPPSIPLILFAVVSNSSIASLFIAAVIPALLLAFGMMAACYFTGKRRGFPRLQMKYTRAQVCSTILGALPALMMPVFILVLLRAGIATPTEVSIIAVAYAIVVSSLLYRDLTGARVMAALTNTVITTGVVMLIIAAANIIGYILTSGGVPQAVANWAVEYLKHPLLIILAINLLLLFIGMFLDLPAAILLLGPTLVSIANAIGLDLVQLGIMMCVNLSIGLFTPPIGTTLFVASAIAKERIGTVVKELVPFYLVALIVLLLVSYVPALIIY
- a CDS encoding TRAP transporter small permease translates to MTLSEREVAVMKLSEESRISEVAAVASLMLGSKQLIYQVARWGAIVSIVVMFLALMAGVIVRYVLSTNLGWVAEVPNLFFPWLTMCGIVAAAARNEHIGVEIVIARLPASMKLLVTLAVDGLALVAFSTMAFHGLNVIEIAGGQRLPITHIAMSWAYWSVVIGFAALALVALINIGLLLTGHSESQVSHGEEGL
- a CDS encoding TRAP transporter substrate-binding protein; this encodes MKLISSMLIASSVLVGSSAFAAQTFQMAHNAAEGNPKWEASEKFAQLVEEGTNGEIKIDVGGNAQYGDDVEALTQMRLGTLAFSANSQGTTSSVVPQFAVLGLPFLFDSLPDAWRVMDGEVGDELKKMAEEKGLVLLALWDNGIRNVSNNKHPINEPRDLKGLKIRTPPDEMTVDIFESLGANPTPMNFSELYIALQQGVVDGQENPLMNIYSSKLHEVQKYISMTGHKYESTPVLMSKMVWDTLSPEYQAVIVDAAEQAGEFNRQASLAADEELRGKMEETGVKFNDIDKPAFVEATAGVYDAWREKYPELVDLVVKEARGDAQ
- a CDS encoding transketolase family protein translates to MAAKKKLKTSAMIASIAAEGQPTTSAPFGHALVEAARDNDKIVGMTADLGKYTDLHIFAQEFPERFYQMGMAEQLLMSAGAGMAREGFIPFLTTYSVFASRRAYDFICMAIAEERLNVKIVCALPGLTTGYGPSHQATEDIAIFRGMPNLTIIDPCDAIDIQQSVAAMVEFDGPVYMRLLRGKVPNVLDRFDDYRFEIGKAKRLIDGGDALIISSGLMTMRAVEAADELLEKGIKVTVVHCPTIKPLDGQTIVDEVRRHSGKPVFVAENHSVVGGLGESVAALLMRSKLNANLEQIGLPDEFLEAGALPTLHDRYGISTKEVVKRVEASVRG
- a CDS encoding transketolase — its product is MNASLSDSDAKDIEKLKQHAYRIRRNALLMGEVQGQGYVGQALGVADVLAVAYFQALKFKADDPEWEGRDRFLLSIGHYAIALYAALIEAGIISESEIENYGSDDSILPMSGMAAYTPGMEITGGSLGHGLGIGVGMALGLKRKNSTSLVYNLLSDGELNEGSTWEAAASAGHWQLNNLIAIVDVNDQQADDKSSTVLNYEPIADKWAAFGWETWRVDGNDLGALMHAFSAAIGSSSDKPRVIICDTLMGCGVPLLETRDKTHFIRVDENEWSLALEQLDEVYGIK